Proteins encoded within one genomic window of Methanosarcina barkeri str. Wiesmoor:
- a CDS encoding PRC-barrel domain-containing protein produces MRAELTSLFGLNVYTNAGVYVGKLQDLVIDIEDQKITGLAISDINRELFDLTTRGVIIPYRWVITAADIIIVRDVIQRYKKRKED; encoded by the coding sequence ATGCGCGCAGAACTTACATCACTTTTTGGCTTAAACGTGTACACAAACGCTGGTGTTTATGTAGGCAAGTTGCAGGATCTCGTAATTGATATAGAAGATCAAAAAATTACCGGGCTTGCTATTTCGGATATTAATAGGGAACTTTTTGACCTGACTACCAGGGGCGTAATTATTCCTTACCGATGGGTTATAACGGCAGCAGATATCATAATAGTAAGAGACGTTATCCAGAGATACAAAAAGCGAAAAGAAGATTAA
- a CDS encoding tRNA(His) guanylyltransferase Thg1 family protein → MKDREIYAEMRCIPPVVVRADGRNFKNTLRDLGFGKPYDQTFARAMADTAELFIKKSGLSPLFAYTFSDEVSFLFMELPFEGRVEKMDSVTASFLGSALTINLQFEKPVAFDSRIVVLQKDEIPAYFHWRQLEAWRNFVAAWGYYTLLNEGISKIEASKYLRGKKEWEIHEMLFERGINLAKIPAWQRRGVIISKEEYEISGFNPVLDKETKSLRRRIIQNWEIPNFKSEEGMEFLQKLINRN, encoded by the coding sequence ATGAAAGACCGAGAAATTTATGCTGAGATGCGCTGTATCCCTCCTGTGGTTGTGCGCGCGGACGGCAGGAATTTTAAAAACACACTTAGAGACCTGGGCTTTGGAAAACCTTATGATCAAACTTTCGCCAGGGCAATGGCGGATACTGCTGAACTTTTTATTAAGAAAAGTGGTTTAAGCCCTCTCTTTGCCTACACTTTTTCGGATGAAGTTAGTTTTCTTTTTATGGAACTTCCCTTTGAGGGAAGAGTAGAAAAAATGGACTCTGTCACGGCAAGCTTTCTGGGAAGTGCACTTACAATAAATTTGCAGTTTGAAAAACCTGTGGCTTTTGACTCCAGAATAGTGGTTCTTCAAAAAGATGAGATTCCTGCGTATTTTCACTGGAGGCAGCTTGAAGCCTGGCGTAATTTTGTGGCAGCCTGGGGATATTATACGTTGCTAAATGAAGGAATAAGTAAGATTGAGGCTTCGAAATATCTCAGAGGAAAAAAAGAATGGGAAATCCATGAAATGCTTTTTGAGAGAGGAATCAATCTTGCAAAGATTCCTGCCTGGCAGAGGAGAGGAGTCATTATTTCAAAAGAAGAATACGAAATCTCTGGCTTTAATCCTGTACTTGACAAAGAGACAAAATCTCTGCGCAGAAGGATCATTCAAAACTGGGAAATCCCGAATTTTAAATCCGAAGAAGGTATGGAGTTTTTACAGAAACTTATTAATAGGAATTAA
- a CDS encoding cysteine desulfurase family protein, whose amino-acid sequence MKYLDNAACTRLDERVLEIMKPYFFDTYAVATSEFGYSMGIDAKEALERSRESIASKLDANSEELIFTSGSTESSNTALKGVALALKEKKGKHVVVSKIEDFPVLNTAKALERQGFSATFLDVDAEGFVDLEGLKNAITKETVLVSIQQGNQEIGTVQDLKAISEICEEKDVLLHTDATHSFTRLPLNVKELPVDLITMSAHTIHGPRGIGALYIRKDTPIIKLMDGGFQEFNLRAGVENIPSAVGFAKAVELVTEEENRRLKAMRDRVIDKALSKIPDVTLNGSREKRLPQNANLTFHYVEGESVTLHMDMRGFAVSTGSACFSRSLEASHVIRGIGGDHERAHGSVRFTFGRYNNIEDADAAIEAMSEIVARLREISPLARK is encoded by the coding sequence ATAAAATATCTTGACAATGCCGCATGCACACGCTTGGATGAGCGGGTACTCGAAATAATGAAACCTTATTTTTTTGACACCTATGCAGTCGCAACATCGGAATTTGGCTATTCTATGGGTATTGACGCAAAAGAAGCACTCGAAAGATCCCGAGAAAGCATAGCTTCAAAGCTTGATGCAAACTCGGAAGAACTTATCTTCACTTCAGGGTCCACTGAATCAAGCAACACAGCACTTAAAGGCGTTGCCCTGGCTCTTAAAGAAAAGAAAGGGAAACATGTTGTCGTTTCGAAAATAGAAGATTTTCCTGTGCTAAATACAGCAAAAGCTCTCGAGAGACAGGGGTTCAGTGCGACTTTCCTGGATGTCGACGCTGAAGGGTTTGTAGATCTCGAAGGGCTTAAAAATGCGATTACAAAGGAAACGGTTCTTGTCTCAATTCAACAGGGAAACCAGGAAATCGGAACAGTGCAGGATTTGAAAGCTATCTCGGAAATATGTGAAGAAAAAGATGTACTCCTGCACACGGATGCTACTCATAGTTTTACCCGGCTCCCTCTCAATGTAAAAGAACTGCCTGTAGACCTGATCACAATGTCAGCCCATACCATCCACGGTCCAAGAGGAATAGGTGCGCTTTACATCAGGAAAGATACCCCAATAATCAAACTTATGGATGGAGGTTTCCAGGAGTTTAACCTGAGGGCAGGAGTCGAAAATATTCCATCAGCCGTTGGTTTTGCAAAAGCTGTAGAACTTGTAACCGAAGAGGAAAACAGAAGGCTCAAAGCAATGAGAGATCGCGTAATCGATAAAGCCCTCTCCAAGATTCCGGACGTTACCCTCAATGGAAGCCGGGAAAAACGCCTGCCTCAGAACGCAAACCTGACTTTCCACTACGTAGAAGGTGAATCCGTAACTTTGCATATGGATATGAGAGGTTTTGCAGTAAGCACGGGTTCAGCCTGTTTTAGCCGCTCCCTTGAAGCCAGCCATGTAATCAGGGGTATAGGAGGAGATCATGAGAGAGCACATGGTTCAGTACGCTTTACCTTTGGGCGCTATAATAACATTGAGGATGCTGATGCAGCAATTGAAGCAATGAGTGAGATAGTGGCAAGGCTAAGGGAAATAAGCCCACTTGCAAGGAAATGA
- a CDS encoding winged helix-turn-helix domain-containing protein gives MKSKAHTRVETKSSLLDTIFLSEKRKTLLLLLKEEGPKSSEDIKDVLDFPWKSITPQIKKLTDWGLVLEDNGIYSLSDMGAVIASNAEFFLNTLSVYEENLDFWSDHDVSPIPSYILNKIGELGHVKIIEQDFSNVFQLPEEIMTNLMSSRSIMSFISIVHPFSLVLLFEYLQKDIEATTIVTGKVLEAFQTEYHSDIPLLKTSNPIINKALIEYKKEIKKVFRSKVSTFLVYEGDLKPISLIVTDKIFFLSLLDKKGRVTTRFLIAFEPQALKWGEELFMYYKERSKSVPSSLSTL, from the coding sequence ATGAAATCGAAAGCACATACCAGAGTAGAAACCAAATCCTCGCTTCTGGATACTATTTTCCTTTCTGAAAAGAGAAAGACTCTTCTTTTACTTCTTAAAGAAGAAGGCCCAAAAAGCAGTGAGGATATCAAAGATGTGCTTGATTTTCCCTGGAAATCAATCACTCCCCAAATTAAAAAATTAACTGATTGGGGACTTGTTCTCGAAGATAATGGAATATACTCCCTCTCAGATATGGGTGCAGTGATTGCTTCGAATGCAGAGTTTTTCCTGAATACGCTTTCAGTGTATGAAGAAAATCTGGACTTCTGGTCTGATCACGACGTAAGCCCTATTCCTTCCTACATTCTTAATAAAATCGGAGAACTGGGTCACGTTAAAATTATAGAACAAGATTTCTCAAACGTTTTCCAGCTTCCAGAAGAGATTATGACAAATTTAATGAGTTCCAGGAGTATAATGTCTTTTATTTCGATAGTTCATCCTTTTTCTCTTGTACTTCTTTTTGAGTATCTTCAAAAGGACATCGAAGCTACAACAATTGTTACAGGAAAAGTTCTAGAGGCTTTCCAGACAGAATATCATTCCGATATTCCACTTTTAAAAACAAGCAATCCCATAATTAACAAAGCTCTGATCGAATATAAGAAAGAAATAAAAAAGGTCTTTCGCAGCAAAGTTTCTACTTTTCTGGTATACGAAGGTGACTTAAAACCCATATCATTGATTGTAACTGATAAGATCTTTTTCCTCTCTCTGCTTGACAAAAAAGGGAGAGTGACAACCCGATTTTTAATTGCCTTTGAGCCTCAGGCTTTAAAATGGGGAGAGGAACTTTTCATGTATTATAAAGAAAGGTCAAAGTCCGTACCTTCATCTTTGTCTACCTTATGA
- a CDS encoding iron-sulfur cluster assembly scaffold protein, which produces MKFPYSQKVLEHFKNPHNVGKIENPDGKGLEGSPACGDMVAVYIKVNPDTKIIEDIKFESYGCASNIATGSVITDIAKGKTLDEAKKITWKQASEELGGLPPIKAHCSVLAVEGLRAAIKDYEEKHGLITEREPTTEKVIRNRLKHVMNPLTGLDIIRTNLILKTSVEEGVVRVVVDLPANHQFAPAIKEDIMEKLGSLWDVERVDVVFTA; this is translated from the coding sequence ATGAAGTTTCCTTACAGCCAAAAAGTACTGGAGCATTTCAAGAACCCGCACAATGTGGGAAAGATCGAGAACCCTGACGGGAAAGGCCTTGAAGGAAGCCCGGCTTGCGGAGACATGGTAGCGGTTTACATTAAGGTCAATCCTGATACCAAGATTATTGAAGATATAAAATTCGAATCTTATGGCTGCGCCTCAAACATTGCTACGGGCTCGGTTATTACAGATATTGCAAAAGGAAAGACCCTTGATGAGGCAAAGAAAATAACATGGAAACAGGCTTCAGAAGAACTTGGAGGGCTCCCTCCGATCAAAGCTCACTGCTCAGTTCTTGCAGTTGAGGGCCTGCGGGCCGCAATCAAAGACTATGAAGAAAAACACGGGCTTATAACCGAGAGAGAGCCTACCACAGAAAAAGTTATCAGGAACCGGCTAAAGCACGTTATGAACCCCCTGACCGGCCTTGACATAATTCGTACAAACCTTATCCTAAAAACAAGCGTTGAAGAGGGAGTTGTGAGAGTGGTTGTAGACCTGCCTGCAAACCATCAGTTTGCTCCAGCAATAAAAGAGGATATTATGGAAAAACTGGGGTCTTTATGGGATGTTGAAAGAGTTGATGTAGTGTTTACGGCCTGA
- a CDS encoding DUF5518 domain-containing protein: MGGALIGMVCTFVFYFIPLVNSIAPFLGGFLGGYYADGGVGGGLKTGVLMTVFMIIPGFLLGGFLGSILRDAPVLGGFVAASAFIITIVIVAHTAVIGIIGSVIGAVLAEDREV, translated from the coding sequence TTGGGTGGAGCACTCATAGGTATGGTCTGTACTTTTGTCTTCTATTTTATTCCATTAGTAAATTCCATAGCTCCTTTTCTTGGCGGTTTTTTAGGAGGCTATTATGCAGATGGAGGTGTTGGAGGAGGGCTTAAGACCGGAGTTCTGATGACCGTTTTCATGATTATTCCGGGTTTTCTTCTTGGGGGATTTCTTGGATCAATACTCAGAGATGCCCCTGTTCTTGGGGGATTTGTAGCTGCCTCTGCATTTATAATTACCATTGTCATTGTAGCTCATACCGCTGTGATAGGTATAATTGGCTCGGTAATTGGGGCTGTTCTGGCCGAAGATCGAGAAGTTTGA
- a CDS encoding sulfurtransferase TusA family protein — MAEMEIDVRGQTCPVPLVECRKALKKASPGDLVIVKGTHPASKKEIPMACEAMGLKVLEIEDKEGGKEWEIKIRR; from the coding sequence ATGGCAGAAATGGAAATCGATGTTAGAGGGCAGACTTGCCCAGTTCCACTGGTAGAGTGCAGAAAAGCCTTAAAAAAAGCCTCTCCAGGGGATCTTGTCATTGTGAAGGGGACACATCCGGCGTCAAAAAAAGAAATTCCTATGGCCTGTGAAGCAATGGGGCTCAAAGTGCTGGAGATTGAAGATAAAGAAGGAGGCAAAGAGTGGGAGATAAAGATCCGGAGATAA
- a CDS encoding CARDB domain-containing protein, giving the protein MKIKTDFFSSVISVLLIMLIISGMTASIASAADKNGTDPVDSTNDLIIEGISCSPENPEPGEAVTIKIAVTNKGTAVSEQTEAVCKIGDEDPIDVPIIEIKPEETLLVSFPWTPEEEGTVKIKATLGDSKKTIEVVVEKEKSPNLTIESLSIDPESPKIDSEVTVNALIKNTGNEVSEATKLTYEIGEAEPKTVKVPEIDPEDSSLISFTWTPKEEGTVKIKVVVEDNEKTIEVVVEKEKSPNLTIESLSIDPESPKTDSEVTVNALIKNTGNEVSEATKLTYEIGEAEPKTVKVPEIDPEDSSLVSFTWTPKEEGTVKIKAAVEDNEKTIEVVVEKEKSPNLTIESLSIDPESPKTDSEVTIKALVKNVGTKTSEPTNIIYTIGETKEKEEVSAIEAGSEKSISHKWTTSDKEETVTIKASLENVENSEKEISVKIAKKSLPDLIVEDIYSDPSIQPEAGKLLNFTLKIKNVGEATANSNTAKYSFNGASEGEISIPELSAGTSTSAGFSFTPGNEETMSVTVIADSGNRISESNEDNNKMSKTISVKRKLPDLKIESISLSPEKPHPGENITFTATVKNNGSAAAENSEIKYDIKGNNESYTGVTPLPALAAGETGTGTFFWTPGNEGQIEVKTTVDTGSVVSESNETNNEFTKTATIYKETVSSDDGGSGSSGSSGSDSGSKSSGSSSSSSGGASLSKEPVSNVDAKELSTRNVQSGYHIKFDFLEGATCITYIEFDSIKTLKRTITTAEVLKDKSVFVSEVPPGNIYKYVNIWVGNYGTGVANYCENGVIEFKVEKPWFEENNINQSQITLQWYNESWEPLNTEKVKEDTNYVYFKSKTPGFSCFAITSNSIDGENVSVASGLAEGKVLRNWNGETNTSTFNGSAETDGKIKNPMGKAKILMAISLPLFLIFVEYFVMKKKI; this is encoded by the coding sequence ATGAAAATAAAAACCGATTTTTTTAGTTCTGTAATTTCTGTATTATTAATAATGCTGATAATTTCTGGGATGACAGCAAGCATAGCATCTGCTGCAGATAAAAATGGAACAGATCCCGTAGATTCAACTAATGATCTAATAATTGAGGGTATTTCGTGTAGTCCAGAAAATCCAGAACCTGGAGAAGCTGTAACCATTAAAATAGCAGTAACAAACAAGGGAACTGCAGTTTCAGAGCAAACAGAAGCAGTGTGCAAAATAGGGGATGAAGATCCTATAGATGTACCAATAATAGAGATAAAGCCGGAAGAAACCTTGTTAGTCTCATTTCCCTGGACTCCGGAAGAAGAGGGAACAGTCAAGATAAAAGCAACGCTGGGAGATAGTAAAAAAACAATAGAAGTAGTAGTGGAAAAAGAAAAATCTCCGAATCTCACAATAGAAAGTCTCTCCATTGACCCCGAAAGTCCGAAAATTGATAGCGAGGTAACTGTTAATGCATTGATTAAGAACACTGGAAATGAAGTTTCTGAGGCAACCAAATTAACGTACGAGATAGGGGAAGCAGAACCAAAAACGGTAAAAGTACCGGAAATAGATCCAGAAGATAGTTCGTTAATCTCATTTACCTGGACGCCGAAAGAAGAGGGAACAGTCAAGATAAAGGTAGTAGTAGAAGATAACGAAAAAACAATTGAAGTAGTAGTGGAAAAAGAAAAATCTCCGAATCTCACAATAGAAAGTCTTTCCATTGACCCCGAAAGTCCGAAAACTGATAGCGAGGTAACTGTTAATGCATTGATTAAGAACACTGGAAATGAAGTTTCTGAGGCAACCAAATTAACGTACGAGATAGGGGAAGCAGAACCAAAAACGGTAAAAGTACCGGAAATAGATCCAGAAGATAGTTCGTTAGTCTCATTTACCTGGACGCCGAAAGAAGAGGGAACAGTCAAGATAAAAGCAGCAGTAGAAGATAACGAAAAAACAATTGAAGTAGTAGTGGAAAAAGAAAAATCTCCGAATCTCACAATAGAAAGTCTCTCCATTGACCCAGAAAGTCCGAAAACTGATAGCGAAGTCACTATTAAAGCATTGGTTAAGAATGTTGGAACTAAAACCTCAGAGCCAACGAATATAATATATACAATTGGTGAAACTAAAGAAAAAGAAGAAGTCTCAGCAATAGAAGCCGGATCGGAAAAATCAATTTCTCACAAGTGGACAACTTCTGACAAGGAAGAAACTGTAACAATAAAAGCATCTTTAGAAAACGTAGAGAACAGTGAGAAAGAAATTTCTGTGAAAATAGCAAAAAAATCACTTCCGGACCTGATAGTTGAAGATATATATTCAGACCCGTCGATACAACCTGAAGCAGGAAAACTTCTAAACTTTACTCTGAAAATAAAGAATGTGGGGGAAGCAACTGCCAATAGTAATACTGCAAAATATAGTTTTAACGGAGCTTCAGAAGGAGAAATTTCTATCCCTGAACTTTCAGCAGGGACAAGTACAAGTGCAGGATTTTCGTTTACCCCTGGAAATGAAGAAACCATGAGTGTAACAGTAATTGCAGATTCGGGGAATCGCATTAGTGAAAGTAATGAAGATAATAATAAAATGTCAAAAACCATAAGTGTAAAACGTAAGCTCCCAGATCTGAAAATAGAATCGATTTCCCTGAGCCCTGAAAAACCGCATCCCGGGGAGAATATAACCTTTACGGCAACAGTGAAGAATAATGGTTCTGCAGCTGCAGAGAACAGCGAAATTAAGTATGATATCAAGGGAAACAATGAAAGTTATACGGGAGTTACACCGCTACCAGCTCTTGCAGCAGGCGAAACCGGAACAGGGACTTTTTTCTGGACTCCTGGAAACGAAGGGCAAATTGAAGTAAAAACAACTGTGGACACGGGAAGCGTTGTGTCTGAAAGTAATGAAACCAATAATGAGTTCACAAAAACCGCAACCATATATAAAGAAACAGTTTCAAGCGATGACGGGGGAAGCGGAAGTTCAGGGTCTTCCGGCAGCGACTCAGGAAGTAAGAGTTCAGGATCCTCCAGTAGCAGTTCAGGAGGCGCCAGCCTTTCTAAAGAACCGGTAAGCAATGTAGATGCCAAAGAGCTTTCCACCAGGAACGTTCAAAGCGGTTATCATATCAAGTTCGATTTTTTGGAAGGTGCTACATGCATTACATATATCGAATTTGACTCAATAAAGACATTAAAGAGGACAATTACAACTGCAGAAGTCCTTAAAGATAAATCTGTTTTTGTCTCAGAAGTCCCTCCTGGTAATATATATAAATACGTGAATATATGGGTAGGAAATTATGGAACAGGAGTCGCTAATTATTGTGAAAATGGGGTTATAGAGTTCAAAGTTGAAAAACCATGGTTTGAAGAAAATAATATTAATCAGTCCCAGATAACCCTTCAATGGTACAATGAAAGCTGGGAGCCCCTAAATACCGAAAAAGTTAAAGAAGATACAAATTACGTTTATTTTAAATCGAAAACACCTGGTTTCTCCTGCTTTGCAATAACCAGTAATTCCATAGATGGGGAAAACGTATCTGTAGCCAGTGGACTAGCAGAAGGGAAAGTGTTGAGAAACTGGAACGGTGAAACAAACACGAGTACCTTTAACGGAAGCGCAGAAACGGATGGCAAAATCAAAAATCCTATGGGGAAAGCCAAAATACTTATGGCAATTTCTCTGCCCCTGTTTTTAATTTTTGTAGAGTACTTTGTAATGAAGAAAAAGATTTGA
- a CDS encoding IS1634-like element ISMba13 family transposase gives MLVTTRSLDHHGIVSGIYDELEIGKVIDEVLPKFGQHKLAHSIVVKAMILNCLGFVDSRLYMYSQYFETLPVERLLGPEISASDLTDDVLGRTLDAIYEADPTQLFMKLSLKMLEIVNIRTQLLQSDTTNFSLHGDYNYINDGSVIEITYGHAKDGRDDLKRFGLGMITNQYGIPLFAKAYSGNASDKETIIEAMKILQENITFPDDVYYIADSALYSEGNIKAMIEGMKWITRVPSTLNLAKNLLISDLEFKNGEDPRYSFYETIVEYGGIKQKWVVVYSTEMQKRKDITFERKIQKKVNESQKDLKDLKKIKFACEKDAIAALERWKKENPHCLLETVEISTVSTKENGKIGRPKKNEKPIIHYVVNAKAVRNYEIELNEKEYQGRFIIASNDLNLDAEKMLEYYKNQSKVEKGFRFIKDKSFRVSEVYLKKPQRIEALSMIMVLTLMVYSVAEWQLREKLKETGETIPNQVKKQTQKPTLKWAFVLMRGITEVKVEVDSKVITKIANMDEIKSKIIRLMGKNCEKYYF, from the coding sequence ATGCTTGTTACAACACGTTCTCTTGATCATCACGGAATCGTTTCTGGCATTTACGATGAACTTGAAATTGGAAAAGTGATTGATGAAGTGCTGCCCAAGTTTGGGCAGCACAAGTTAGCTCACTCTATTGTAGTAAAGGCAATGATTCTTAACTGTCTTGGTTTCGTAGACAGTCGTCTTTACATGTACTCTCAGTACTTTGAAACCCTTCCTGTTGAACGGCTTCTTGGCCCCGAGATCAGTGCTTCTGACCTTACTGATGATGTTTTAGGTCGAACTCTTGACGCAATATATGAAGCAGATCCTACTCAACTTTTCATGAAGCTTTCCTTGAAAATGCTGGAAATTGTTAACATCAGAACTCAACTTCTCCAATCTGACACCACTAATTTTAGCCTTCATGGAGATTACAATTATATCAATGACGGTTCTGTCATCGAAATTACATATGGTCACGCAAAAGACGGTAGAGATGACCTGAAACGTTTTGGACTTGGAATGATAACAAATCAGTATGGAATTCCACTATTTGCAAAAGCTTACTCTGGTAACGCATCAGACAAAGAAACCATCATAGAGGCAATGAAAATACTTCAAGAAAACATAACGTTTCCTGATGATGTTTACTACATAGCTGATAGTGCTCTATATTCTGAAGGAAACATCAAAGCAATGATAGAAGGCATGAAGTGGATTACTCGTGTTCCTTCAACACTAAACCTTGCAAAAAACTTGTTGATTTCTGATCTTGAGTTCAAAAACGGAGAGGATCCACGCTATTCATTTTACGAAACTATTGTTGAATATGGTGGTATAAAGCAAAAATGGGTAGTTGTTTATTCCACAGAAATGCAGAAAAGAAAAGACATTACTTTTGAAAGAAAAATTCAAAAGAAGGTTAATGAATCCCAGAAAGATCTCAAAGACCTCAAAAAGATCAAGTTTGCTTGTGAAAAGGATGCCATAGCAGCTTTGGAAAGATGGAAGAAAGAGAACCCTCATTGTTTGCTGGAAACCGTAGAGATTTCCACGGTTTCAACAAAGGAAAACGGTAAAATAGGAAGACCAAAGAAGAATGAAAAGCCTATTATTCACTATGTTGTAAATGCAAAAGCAGTCCGAAACTACGAAATAGAATTGAATGAAAAAGAGTATCAAGGAAGATTTATAATCGCAAGTAACGATCTCAATCTTGATGCTGAAAAGATGCTGGAATACTACAAGAACCAGAGCAAGGTCGAAAAAGGTTTCAGGTTCATAAAGGATAAAAGTTTCAGGGTTTCCGAGGTTTATTTGAAAAAACCTCAAAGAATTGAAGCTCTCTCAATGATAATGGTGTTAACTCTGATGGTCTATTCGGTAGCGGAATGGCAGCTGAGAGAGAAGCTAAAAGAAACAGGGGAAACAATACCGAATCAGGTTAAAAAGCAAACACAAAAGCCCACTTTGAAGTGGGCTTTTGTGCTGATGAGGGGAATTACAGAAGTAAAAGTGGAAGTTGATTCAAAGGTGATAACCAAAATTGCCAACATGGATGAAATTAAGAGCAAGATAATAAGGTTGATGGGGAAAAATTGTGAAAAATACTACTTTTGA
- a CDS encoding tyrosine--tRNA ligase, translated as MDRLDLIKRNVQEIVTEGELEELLNKKKAPRAYVGYEPSGKIHMGHVLTVNKLIDLQKAGFEITVLLADVHAYLNRKGTLEEVRKIADYNKRCFIALGLDKEKTNFVYGSDYQLGAEYMLNVLKLSRSVTLNRARRSMDEVGRAMDDPTVSQMVYPLMQAIDIAMLGVDIAVGGIDQRKIHMLARENLKNLGFETPICIHTPILLGLDGTKMASSKENFISVDDTEEEIYRKLKKAYCKIGDTEENPILALFRYHIFPRYETIVIERPEKFGGNITYTSYEEMENAFVAESVHPMDLKNSAAKYINEILDPVRKVLL; from the coding sequence ATGGACCGACTCGACCTTATAAAAAGAAATGTTCAGGAAATCGTAACTGAAGGGGAACTTGAAGAGCTTCTTAACAAAAAAAAAGCTCCCCGTGCCTACGTAGGATACGAACCTAGCGGAAAAATCCATATGGGGCACGTTCTTACAGTAAATAAACTAATTGATCTCCAAAAAGCCGGATTCGAAATTACTGTCCTGCTCGCGGACGTGCATGCTTATCTAAATCGAAAAGGTACGCTCGAAGAAGTCCGAAAAATTGCAGACTATAACAAGCGCTGCTTTATTGCCCTCGGGCTTGACAAAGAAAAAACTAATTTTGTTTATGGGTCTGACTATCAGCTTGGAGCAGAGTACATGTTAAATGTTCTAAAACTTTCAAGGTCAGTGACTCTAAACAGAGCGCGCAGGAGTATGGATGAAGTCGGGCGTGCTATGGATGACCCAACCGTTTCTCAGATGGTATATCCACTGATGCAGGCTATTGATATTGCTATGCTTGGAGTTGACATCGCAGTTGGAGGTATTGACCAGAGAAAAATCCATATGCTTGCCCGTGAAAATCTAAAGAATCTCGGATTCGAAACCCCAATCTGCATTCATACTCCAATTCTTCTGGGATTAGATGGAACCAAGATGGCTTCATCAAAGGAGAATTTCATTTCGGTGGATGACACTGAAGAAGAGATCTACAGAAAGCTTAAGAAAGCTTACTGCAAGATCGGAGACACGGAAGAAAACCCAATCCTTGCTCTTTTCCGCTACCATATATTTCCTAGATACGAGACTATTGTCATAGAGAGACCTGAGAAGTTCGGTGGAAATATAACATATACGAGTTACGAAGAAATGGAAAATGCTTTTGTAGCAGAAAGTGTCCATCCAATGGACCTGAAAAATTCAGCCGCAAAGTATATAAATGAGATTCTGGACCCTGTCAGAAAAGTTCTGCTTTAA
- a CDS encoding DsrE/DsrF/DrsH-like family protein: MGEKTVIILHSGDMDKVYSALIIANGALAMGMEASIYFTFWGLMRLKKGELDKGPLSKMNMLGLGRQMIKQRMNKANVASLERLMNDFKELGGKIIACEMTMEIMGLSKEELRTEWIDEWGAVGSYIQEARDANVTLFI, encoded by the coding sequence ATGGGGGAAAAGACTGTCATTATCCTGCATAGTGGCGATATGGATAAGGTATACAGCGCACTTATAATTGCAAACGGAGCACTGGCAATGGGCATGGAAGCCTCCATATACTTTACTTTCTGGGGGCTAATGCGTTTGAAGAAAGGAGAGCTTGATAAGGGACCACTCTCCAAGATGAATATGCTGGGGCTTGGCAGGCAGATGATTAAACAAAGAATGAACAAAGCCAATGTTGCTTCACTTGAAAGACTGATGAATGATTTCAAGGAACTTGGCGGAAAAATAATTGCCTGTGAGATGACCATGGAAATTATGGGCTTGAGTAAAGAGGAGCTTCGAACGGAGTGGATAGATGAATGGGGAGCTGTAGGTTCATATATTCAGGAAGCAAGGGATGCAAACGTAACTCTCTTTATCTGA
- a CDS encoding HIT family protein: MTEDCLFCKIIEGKIPSEKVYEDAAVFAFLDVFPASEGHTLVAPKKHFSRFTDMDTESVASLFEAARKITAAVEKAFSAEGSNIGINDGKVAGQEIPHVHVHVIPRRKGDGGRGIKSVVWTEPDTANLKEVAEKIRRAL, from the coding sequence ATGACGGAAGACTGCCTTTTTTGTAAAATAATAGAAGGAAAAATTCCTTCGGAGAAAGTATACGAAGATGCTGCCGTTTTTGCATTTCTTGATGTCTTTCCGGCAAGTGAAGGGCATACGCTGGTAGCTCCTAAAAAACATTTCAGCAGGTTTACGGATATGGATACGGAAAGTGTTGCTTCGCTTTTTGAGGCTGCAAGGAAGATTACGGCTGCAGTCGAAAAGGCATTTTCGGCAGAGGGATCAAACATCGGAATCAATGATGGAAAAGTCGCTGGACAGGAGATTCCCCATGTACATGTACACGTTATTCCCAGAAGAAAAGGAGACGGCGGGAGAGGGATAAAATCAGTAGTATGGACCGAGCCTGATACTGCCAATTTGAAAGAAGTTGCGGAAAAAATCAGGAGAGCGCTTTGA